A region of the Littorina saxatilis isolate snail1 linkage group LG12, US_GU_Lsax_2.0, whole genome shotgun sequence genome:
TTCGCTTCTCTTTCCCCCGGCTGGAGGGCGTGAGGGTCGGACTTGGCGCGAGGCCTGGTCACGGGTTGTTCCAAACTGTCCGCACCGGGGGTTCTGGGCTTCTCCTCCGTTATCGCTGTTCTCTTGTGTTGCAGGGATCGTTTGTGAAATAAGGGCTCTGTCGTGCTCTGCGTGATCCCTGTCCCAGCAGGAGGGATGGTCGGCAATCGGGGAGACTTTTTGGGTTGACCAGAACTGTCCGCAGTCTTGTCCTCATCATCTTTGCTCACCTTGATCAAGGGGTAAGACTTCCTGGTTTTCAGGTCCGCTCTCGGCTTAGGATGAGTCTTTTCTTTTCGAGACTCCGTCGTGTCCAGAACCACGCCGCTTCCCGACGTGTCTTCCCGGAGCGGTTTGGCGCGCAGCCTGGACAGCTCCAGCTTCCGATCGGCCGCCGCGTTTCGTGCTGGTGCTGACGTCATCTCGGGGTGTGACGTCACGTCTGATGGAGAACCCTCCTCAGAGCTCCGAATAGATCTTGGAGAACTGTCGTTAGTCTTTgtcttttcgtgtttctgtcgTTGGGATGTTGGACTGGTTTTAACGTAGTTGTTGTTCTGTTGTTCGTCTAGCTGGCCTTCCACTTTGTTCTTCTCTAGCTTATGTGCGTCCAGTTCTTGCTGTGCCTCCTGCAGTCTGACCCTCAGGTCGTCGGCGAAACGGATGAGGCTGGGCCGTACCTCTAGCTGCAGCATGTAGTCCTGACGCAGCAACGACTGCTGGAACTGCAGCAGCTGTATCTCACGGTCCGAGCGCGCCACCTGCTCGTTGAGGTCGTGaaggtcgttgttgttgtctgccGCCATGTGGTCCTTGGCACGGGGGTCGACCATCTGGTTGTTAGGGGGAAAGgtctccttctctctcacaGCCACTAGGTCCTTCCTCTCCATAGTCTTGGTGTCCAGTTCAGCACTCACCTTCTCGTAGGCCTCCATCAGGCTCTCAAAGTGTCGCTCCCGCTCTTCTAGCAGTCTGAGCTCGTCGCTCAGTGACACCAGCTGCTCTTCTTTCAGCCGGACGCCTACTGCCAGAGTCACAAGCTGGCTAGACAACGTCACTGATGACGAGTCCCCCTCCCGAGTCACAGAGAGCAAGGAACTGCTGCTCCCCCTGCCCAGCGAGGACGTGACCGACTCCCTGGAGGAGGGGCGggtggagggggtgggaggACGGTTGATGGGCAGCTCGGGGTAGATGTCGTGGGCGAGGACCCACCACTGCTTGGCCAGCTCCAGGCACTTGTAGAACTTGGCGAAGATGTCGGGCATGAGACGCAGCACGTGCTCAGTGGAGGACGTCCCTGACAGCAGCAGCAGATCCTGCCCGCTCTCCGCGTCCAGGTCCTCCGCCTGGATCTCCCCCTCCGTCCGGAGCACGCCCTCCCAGCGCTGCAGGATGTGCTGCATGTCCGTCACCGTGCGGCGCAGCTTGTGTGCAGTGCTGCCGCTCATCTGCTGCAGCGTCAGGATGCCGAACTGGCGGGCCGACGTCTCGAAGGGGTTGACGTGGTCCCCGCCCCCGTTGGGAGGGTTGAGGGTGTGCGCTCTGCTCAGCGACTGGGCGGAGCGGACCTGGGAGTGTTCGCGTCCGGCGTCGGGGTCGTAGTAGTATCTGTAGACAGTAGAAGGCGACCGAGTTTATTGACGGTGGTATCTATAGTATCTATAGAGTTTATTGACGGTGGTATCTATAGTATCTATAGAGTTTGTTGACGGTGGTATCTATAGTATCTATAGAGTTTGTTGACGGTGGTATCTATAGTATCTATAGAGTTTGTTGACGGTGGTATCTATAGTATCCATAGAGTTTGTAGACAGTTCTATCTGTAATGCTTAAGCCATCCAATAATAGGTAATATCCCAAATAAAAAATACTTTCAGCTTGGCATTGTCCGGAAAAGGCGCCTGCAAATATGGGAATACCTTCGGTTGGTTAGGCCGTTTTCTTATCTAAAAAGTCATATTCTACGGGCAAGGCCAGTAGTAAACAATGCCCAAGAAAATGAAGTACAATAAGAAATAGCAAATGAAGACACTGGACCGTTGATTTATTTCCAACATGAATAGGACACAACGAGCAAGAATACGCACGAATGAAAACTGTGAAAGAAATaattttgttaaaatgaaaatgtTCCTGTAACTTATCAATCTTCTATTTTGATTCTTAATTTGGGACGTTAGCAGGATATCTGTTTTGGGGTTtatgaaataaataaaacaaaatagtgAAGAAACACACCCAGTCACACTTGTTATGAGCCCAAAAGCACCAGTAGAGCTGTAAACTACGGCACAATTACCTGTGCAGGAATTTATACAAATCCCCAAAACACGCATTGGCTTCCCGCAGGCACTGCAGACCCGCCAGGAAGTTGTCCAGGTATTTCAGGGCCTGAGTCTCAGCCTCCCTCAAGGCTCCTCCTTCCCTCTGCATGATGACGTCACGCGACAGCGCGCGCAGGTCGGCCACGCCCCCCAGCTTGCCGAGGTCACGGTGACCCTCGCGGTTGCCATGGTGACTGTGGTGCGCGTTGAGGAGGACGGAGAGGGCGTGGTGCCAGACGTCGATAGAGAAGCGCGACATGCCGTGGTTGAGGAAGCGCTGGAGGGCGTTCATCTTCTGCCTGAAGGTCACCTCGTCGTCCTCACCAGCCCGACTCTCCACGCCCtgcaaaatcatcatcatcatcatcatcatcatcatcatcatcatcatcatcatcatcatcatcatcatcatcattatcatcaacaatcatcatcatcaatcatcatcttCAACATCAtcaatcaccatcatcatcatgatcatcatcatgatcatcatcatgatcaatcatcatcatgatcaatcatcatcatcatcttcaacaTCAtcaatcaccatcatcatcatgatcatcatcatgatcatcatcatgatcaatcatcatcatgatcaatcatcatcatcatcatcatcgtcatcatcgttgGAGGGCGTTCATCTTCTTCCCCACTCCACGGACAAGCAGGGTTCTAATTGTAGACACATCTCtataactgtctgtctgtctgtctttctgtataactgtctgttcatctgtctgtctgactgttaatctgcctgcctgtcggtctgtctatctgtgtgtataACCGTCTGTTcatctggttgtctgtctgtctgtctgtctgcctgtgtgttgaTCTTCTGTCAGAAGACCACCATAGTCGGcgttttgcccccccccccccctccccacgccCTGGACAAGCAGGTCCCAAACTTGAGACACGTATCTCTGTCTGTTCGtcgttgtctgtgtgtcttttgttctcactgtctgtctttgCTCCTTTCTCGTTCAAATCTCAGCTTCAAGAGTCCAGCCGACTGGATGATGTTAGGTAGAACAAACGCCCACACAGCACAGTCTCACAGAAGGATCGggggataaagagagagagagagagagagagagagagagagagagagagagagagagagagagagagagagagagagagagagagagagagagagagagagatcagaacTTTAATACAAAAGTATAATGGTTTTAAGCTTAGCCTAATTTTCCAACCTGCCCTTTGAAACAtttacagagaataattgtaaacagagagagagagagagagacagacagacagacagacagacagacagacagacagacagacagacagggtggggggtgggggtgggtaagaTAACCAAGACTAGTTTTCTCAGCTGAAAGTCATTTTGAATCAGTCGCTCTCTGGCTGTGGCAAGATAAATTGGACGCGGTTTGGGATGTGACAATTTTGCATGAGAACGGTCAGCTCTTTGGTTCCACTGAGGATTTCTTTTGCCAAATGTTACtctgtgttggtctgtctgtcagaGCAATCAAACACCTGTACATAaggttgtagtttctttgggGCAATCCATAGTGTTTCACTGTGGTATAAAATGTCCACATGTTTTCTCCACTGGTGTTATTGAACCGGATGTTCAGTGTCCCCAAACAAACCGTCACCAGTTGGGTCTGTTTAATTATGCTGGGTCAAGGAGTCCTGCAAGTCGTGTAATGACCGTGTATATTCACGATTTGCAGGACCCCGTGACCCAGCATAACTAATAGACCCAAGGTGAAGGCCATACGGTTTGTTGGAGGAACCACTTCTGGTTAGAAGACACGTGGAGAAAACACGTGGAAACTTTACTACAGCTTGCTTTGAAAGACTGATAAGTAAACGGACCCATTGTACGCCGTGACCCAGTTGTGCAAAAAGCAAATCATCAGTGAAACGTCCTCGTATTAAAATTATCACCCGCTATAACGCGTGGGGAACATTCCGATCATTCTTACtgcagagacagggacagattCCCTATCAGTATCACTTTCAGCTACGAAAAAAACCGAGAAACGATTTCgtccacaggcactcgtcacgatcgggtcgggatcaaagtgggcggggcctgtgcgctctcaagaCTAAGTACTAAGTACTATAAACCATAAGAAAAGACCCCCCGTCGATCACAAGTGACAGCCAAGAcataggccccgcccacctcgtgacgagtgcctgtgatttCGTCCCTTTGTTTAAACCCATGACGTAATGATGTATTTGACGCGACTTTGACGACACTTTtggaaaaaaagttttttttcttcttcttccaacaAGCGAGACAGCCGAGACAAATAATGGCGGCCACCATGCGCGAAGTCCCAAACCCTACTGCAAGTGCCTAGTTGTGAATTCTCGTTGATCCGCGCACAGTATCTCTGATCCGCGTCATAATTTCCGTGGTCAAcattttttcacgaatgacgtCATTTACCAAAAGCATCATCCATCATTTTCATTCTCGGTGTTTTCATGTCAAAGCAAAAAAGGAACACGGACAGCTACATCTTTATTGGAACTTTGTATGCAACTTACACCCAACGGTTTACATCACACAATCCACGTTTTCATGGCTGTAAGGTCAAGCGGCGACCACACTATTGGTCACTCTACAAGACCAGGCAACAAGTGGACATCAGACTCAAAGTGTGTCGGTAACGCATGGAAACGCATCATCTCCGAGCTGTTTCCAAGGAAAAAGCCAATAAAAGAGTCTGTTGTCGAGCCGGTTTTGGTCTTTTCTCAGTGGAACTTGCAACACGCTGCCACTAGTGTTCTAGGTCGGTTAGCGGGAAGCAGTAGCAGTGTCTACTGCCCACTACAGCAGCACGAGTATGGGTCGCCCACGGCTCACGCCGGGCGGCGTGCAGCAAGCGCTAGCCTCACTGGGGGAGCGGCAAGGTTCCTCTATCTCCGCAGTTCACCACTACCTGTCCCGCGAACACGGCCCTGACGCGCCCACAAAGACGCAGGTTGGTCAAGCATTGAAGCGGGCCTCCCACCGCCGCCTGGGCAGACTGCAAGCAGTCAGCGGCTCCCCCTCCATGGGATTGGAGGCTCAGGAGAGGGGCGGCGGTGGCGGCGGTCTGCGCTTCAGGCTCAACATGAAGAACCTGCAGGACGCGGCGGCCAGAGCGGCCGGCCATTCAACGTCCAAGGCGGCGGGTGGCTCCTCGGTCCGGGAACGAAGACGTCGCGGAAAGGGCTCTCGCGGAGGTAAACGCAAGGGTTCCAAAGGTCGCGGCAAGAAAGGCAAGAAAGGCAAAGGCAAGAAAGGCCGACGACGACGCAGACGAAGGGgcaaaaaaggcaaaaagggCAAGAAGGGCAAGAAAGGCAAGAAAGGTCGTCGACGAAGGCGGCGCAAGGGGAAGGGGAAGGGCAAGAAACGGTAAAGGTGGAGCGAGGATCGCTGAAGATGCCGATGAAAACCGTCGGCACGCCGACAGCGGCTGGTTCAGCACAAAACATTGAAAAAATGACCTAAAAATATTTTTCCGGCCCTTTTCAGGGCCATTCGCTTTTCAAGAGATTAATTCGAAAAGTTttgataaaaaacgctcgcgctggacccgagtactcttcagacattcacacacacacacacacacactctctctctccctcactccctccctctctctctttctttctttctttcttacacacacacacacacacacatacacacacacacacacacacacacacacacacacgagtacagactcatgcacgcacagacacacacacacacacacacacacacacacagtaacactaacacatgtgcacaaaattgaaaatgaacacacacacacacacaccgcgcgagagaaaaagacttcagggaggcattgacgtcaaagactttcgaccgtgacgtaattacgtcactattcttggtttacggtaccattcggcggctttgctacgagtatgccatagtcttggttggccgagaccttgcaccgttctatcagactgcctggctggctgttgcaccgcgaattcctcccaccgccaagtcgtttttggctcacgtaagtgtagcctatgcgatgataaactttgtctgtctgtgcgtgcgtgcgtgcgtgcgtgcgtgtgtgtgtgatagaaactttaacatttccgagtctatggataaagctcgcataagaagattacgtctcggtcaaaagtgtttgacgtgtgtgatagaaactatttgaagacgtcacattatgacgtaagagggttggacgtcacgcaaaggaattactgaaagtctcggtcattgttattgtgagcgggccgagactaattggcagatccagggtctccctttcttgcacagtttcacctatgcttactctgtgtgtgtgtgtgtgtgtgtgtgtgtgtgtgtgtgtgtgtgtgtgtgtgtgtgtgtgtgtgtgtgtgtgtatgtgtgacagagtgattgagtttgtgttactgtttgtcgatttcttacgtgagctttgaaggcttcgcctcttgttgtggtttatttcgcatttaggtcccaggtaacattatgaagttttaatacgatcaatcggacctattataaAGTTAGTGAACTTTTGAACgagctgcgcccagtagtttctcagcaataagctgttaagttgagacacacacacacacacacacacacacacacacacacacacacacacacacacacacacacacacagacagataattAAAGTCTGgtgagccctagtactagcgtactcggggataattcgAATAAttatcaagtcaagtcaaagtcaagtcaaacagtttatttaccaaatgcaaagcacaggattttgttatggtgtatgcataaaacttcacactccttccacacgcatatatcataataaatatgtacagataaagtgttcaatttcactgggcctatttacgtgtgtataccaaccagacagttcaaaacggactggttgttcttttagcaccaatttgacaggagtaatcacaggttgcatggataaagataaatgaattccctaaaatcatatctaaaaatatagtcatcaatataataaatccgagtacatgctgacacagttattcaaaggacacaacccttaggccaaaaaaaataataggtgtggttacggtaacatagctaaaaaaaaatagggtaggaaggtaggcaatcacttttttgtttgtttttacttttttttctaatgtgtacaaattaaacctacttgacagggaaataagtgtgcgactcgggcgctttcgctttcattgcgttttctgccctcgtttacttgttttttttggtatttttttgacaaatgtaataaaaagttatagggtcggccccaaaaaatagggtaggtcgggttaccgtaaccacacctattttttttttaggccttatatcTATTAAGATATTTCATTTAAGGATACTCGATCCATTTCAAAACTTTAGCTGACACATATCACAGATCTAACAGATCTAACGATCCACCATTGAGGCCGCAAGGACTGCCTCAGGAAAGAAACTGTTCCTGAAACGAGAAGTCCTGCTCTTCAGAGCGCGGAAGCGCTTGCCTGACGGGAGGGGCTCGAACAGATGGCTGGCTGGGTGAGATGAGTCTGCCACTATACCCCTAACTCTCTTTGCTAAACGTGAGCTGTACagtgaggcgactgacggaagTTCGCAACCCACAATACGAGACGCTTGTCTGACAATGCGCTCCAGCTCTTCCTTGTTCCTAGCACTGGCACCGCTAAACCACACGGTGACTGAAAAGagaagaaaatgtaagttttacgccctcacggcaaagccattaagggggcatgttacacgggggtgactgaaaaacacagaatgtgtgtatatatagctattctgatagacacgtgggggaattcgggggctgtgattggatggtctcacacatcccttttccgatcatcaaagcataatgctacggaagtcggccatttttgccaatatccaaaagcatattggcaataacaaagacgcatggttccggtttcttccacgtgtataaagtacacgcatacctcgccaggtttgtttatgcagtgacaagtcgacagacgatgccatttgctttgtgtgtgtttttgttgttgcttaatgTACATGACAtccattacgtgtaaaatccagttctttaacaggcaacaaaccttgcaaatttccagaagctgcaatctgaagcgacttatctctgattctagcagacgatctctccaatgtttaactgacacaaaatcagcaaactctcctgtcacatagaacgtccattgtatagtgcgtTTCTTTTTACCGGGCTCGGCGCTTGAATACACTTTCtatctttgtttttttgcgtagcTGCTCGCCATTAGTAATGCAAGAATATACAGCTTGGTGAAGGCGGACAGTTACGAAGGAAAGGCTAAATGCGGCAAAACGAAAAAGTGGCTACATTGaccgaaatctcagaaaatatgacacatgggagtgaaacaaacacataagcacagcattaaatgagcaaaatagtgtgcacagtacaaaaaagttttacacatcagcaaataggaatgaaaaagtaacccagtggtaaatatacagtgggttctgtgaacaataacatttttacaaaaatataaaacaccaatcatataattgggaaagaataaaacagcgttaaattgtgcccttttctgagatttcagtcaatgtggacagtctgagaattcagtcaatgtggcaaaatcattttgtcacgcttcaaccaagatgatgaatactagttaaaatgtgtaaaaaaaatatata
Encoded here:
- the LOC138981340 gene encoding microtubule-associated protein futsch-like, which gives rise to MARVRGTQIYSPDILEELKTAMGVESRAGEDDEVTFRQKMNALQRFLNHGMSRFSIDVWHHALSVLLNAHHSHHGNREGHRDLGKLGGVADLRALSRDVIMQREGGALREAETQALKYLDNFLAGLQCLREANACFGDLYKFLHRYYYDPDAGREHSQVRSAQSLSRAHTLNPPNGGGDHVNPFETSARQFGILTLQQMSGSTAHKLRRTVTDMQHILQRWEGVLRTEGEIQAEDLDAESGQDLLLLSGTSSTEHVLRLMPDIFAKFYKCLELAKQWWVLAHDIYPELPINRPPTPSTRPSSRESVTSSLGRGSSSSLLSVTREGDSSSVTLSSQLVTLAVGVRLKEEQLVSLSDELRLLEERERHFESLMEAYEKVSAELDTKTMERKDLVAVREKETFPPNNQMVDPRAKDHMAADNNNDLHDLNEQVARSDREIQLLQFQQSLLRQDYMLQLEVRPSLIRFADDLRVRLQEAQQELDAHKLEKNKVEGQLDEQQNNNYVKTSPTSQRQKHEKTKTNDSSPRSIRSSEEGSPSDVTSHPEMTSAPARNAAADRKLELSRLRAKPLREDTSGSGVVLDTTESRKEKTHPKPRADLKTRKSYPLIKVSKDDEDKTADSSGQPKKSPRLPTIPPAGTGITQSTTEPLFHKRSLQHKRTAITEEKPRTPGADSLEQPVTRPRAKSDPHALQPGEREAKHVRQTLRHLNSVDADKDSERERKNDTTSTKLKPGDSKKTDTGAHKAKPSVIAKDNEPSQKPQNAKKDVQSAPQKSQSRDRRKDVEKTPLTSKSDDVKTDSDTTSQRLRPGELSKAGDKTLHSSKASDARKSPDATPQKSEPNGFKQDSSKMGKDPKTEDTRKDGQRISLGHKTLEEKSKSEAVSSQKSATNQEKPGNKKMSPRTPGDLKTGSTAPKSSKTKEGDTNSRTVNSLSKQPSDKKIDAKSDSKSDDIKKGSDVTSRKSMVSGRAHDVKASLANGVAGKREKHNYAQV